A single region of the Streptomyces sp. AM 4-1-1 genome encodes:
- a CDS encoding MurR/RpiR family transcriptional regulator gives MTNDVKEIFSRDSPPAPAALAAKVRTLAPSMTRSMQRVAEAVAGDPAGCAALTVTGLAELTSTSEATVVRTARLLGYPGYRDLRLALAGLAAHQQSGRAPAVTADIAVDDPIADVVTKLAYDEQQTLADTAAGLDTGQLGAAVAAASTARRIDIYGVGASSLVGQDLAQKLLRIGLIAHAHTDPHLAVTNAVQLRSGDVAIAITHSGSTVDVIEPLRVAFDHGATTVAITGRPDGPVSQYADHVLTTSTARESELRPAAMSSRTSQLLVVDCLFIGVAQRTYETAAPALSASYEALAHRHNPRHTGNHR, from the coding sequence GTGACCAATGACGTGAAGGAAATTTTCAGTCGCGATTCGCCCCCCGCCCCCGCGGCCCTGGCGGCGAAGGTCCGGACGCTCGCACCGTCCATGACCCGTTCCATGCAGCGGGTCGCCGAGGCCGTCGCCGGGGACCCGGCGGGCTGCGCCGCCCTCACCGTCACCGGTCTCGCCGAACTCACCAGCACCAGCGAGGCCACCGTCGTCCGCACGGCCCGTCTCCTCGGCTACCCCGGATACCGGGACCTCCGCCTGGCCCTCGCCGGACTCGCCGCCCACCAGCAGTCCGGCCGGGCCCCCGCCGTCACCGCCGACATAGCGGTGGACGACCCCATCGCGGACGTCGTCACGAAGTTGGCGTACGACGAGCAGCAGACCCTCGCCGACACCGCCGCCGGCCTCGACACCGGGCAGCTCGGCGCGGCCGTCGCCGCCGCGTCCACCGCCCGCCGGATCGACATCTACGGGGTCGGCGCGTCCTCCCTCGTCGGCCAGGACCTGGCGCAGAAGCTCCTCCGCATCGGTCTGATCGCCCACGCCCACACAGATCCGCACCTCGCCGTCACCAACGCCGTGCAGCTCCGCTCCGGTGACGTGGCCATCGCGATCACACACTCGGGCTCCACCGTGGACGTCATCGAACCGCTCCGGGTCGCGTTCGACCACGGCGCGACGACCGTCGCGATCACGGGCCGGCCCGACGGGCCGGTGTCGCAGTACGCCGATCACGTCCTGACCACCTCCACCGCCCGCGAGAGCGAGCTGCGCCCGGCGGCGATGTCGAGCCGCACGAGCCAGCTCCTGGTCGTGGACTGCCTGTTCATAGGCGTCGCACAGCGTACGTACGAGACGGCCGCGCCCGCCCTGTCCGCCTCCTACGAGGCACTGGCCCACCGTCACAACCCACGCCACACCGGCAACCACCGCTGA
- the murQ gene encoding N-acetylmuramic acid 6-phosphate etherase yields the protein MTSTTDPDTGTSTPAHHRPAEYGELRAQLATLTTEAFRPELAEIDRLPTGEIARIMNDEDRTVPAAVADRLPQITAAIDATAERMARGGRLIYAGAGTAGRLGVLDASECPPTFNTDPSEVIGLIAGGPSAMLKAVEGAEDSKELAGTDLDGLGLTADDTVIGISASGRTPYAVGAVEHARARGALTIGLSCNADSALGAASEYPVEVVVGPELLTGSTRLKAGTAQKLVLNMISTITMIRLGKTYGNLMVDVRASNEKLRARSRRIVSLATGASDEEIETALSATDGEVKHAILAILGKVDGPTAAELLDKASGHLRAALAAATGPVTT from the coding sequence ATGACCTCGACCACCGACCCCGACACCGGAACGAGCACCCCGGCGCACCACCGTCCCGCCGAGTACGGCGAGCTGCGTGCCCAGCTCGCCACCCTCACCACCGAGGCGTTCCGTCCCGAGCTGGCGGAGATAGACCGGCTCCCCACGGGGGAGATCGCCCGGATCATGAACGACGAGGACCGCACCGTCCCCGCCGCCGTCGCCGACCGCCTCCCGCAGATCACCGCCGCGATCGACGCCACCGCCGAGCGGATGGCCCGGGGCGGACGGCTGATCTACGCGGGCGCGGGCACCGCGGGCCGGCTCGGCGTCCTGGACGCCAGCGAGTGCCCGCCCACCTTCAACACCGATCCGTCCGAGGTCATCGGTCTGATCGCGGGTGGACCCTCCGCCATGCTCAAGGCCGTCGAGGGCGCCGAGGACAGCAAGGAACTCGCGGGCACCGACCTCGACGGACTCGGCCTCACCGCCGACGACACGGTGATCGGCATCTCGGCCTCCGGCCGTACGCCGTACGCCGTCGGGGCCGTCGAGCACGCCCGCGCCAGGGGCGCGCTGACCATCGGCCTGTCCTGCAACGCCGATTCGGCGCTGGGTGCCGCGTCCGAGTACCCGGTCGAGGTCGTCGTCGGTCCCGAACTGCTCACCGGCTCGACCCGGCTCAAGGCCGGTACGGCCCAGAAGCTCGTCCTCAACATGATCTCGACGATCACGATGATCCGGCTCGGCAAGACGTACGGAAACCTCATGGTCGACGTCCGCGCCTCCAACGAGAAGCTGCGCGCCCGCTCCCGGCGCATCGTCTCCCTGGCCACCGGCGCCTCGGACGAGGAGATCGAGACCGCGCTGTCCGCCACCGACGGCGAGGTGAAGCACGCCATTCTCGCCATCCTCGGAAAGGTCGACGGTCCGACCGCCGCCGAACTCCTCGACAAGGCGTCCGGCCATCTGCGCGCCGCGCTCGCCGCCGCGACCGGCCCCGTCACCACCTGA
- a CDS encoding DUF4031 domain-containing protein, producing the protein MTVYIDPPNWPGHGRMWSHLVSDVSFEELHLFAATIGCPPRAFERDHYDVPESHYSDAIRAGARQIGSKELVRRITDAGLRRPKHRPAPG; encoded by the coding sequence TTGACGGTCTACATCGACCCGCCGAACTGGCCGGGACACGGACGGATGTGGTCGCACCTGGTCAGCGACGTGTCGTTCGAGGAACTTCACCTCTTCGCGGCCACGATCGGCTGCCCGCCGCGCGCCTTCGAGCGCGACCACTACGACGTACCGGAGTCGCACTACTCCGACGCGATACGGGCCGGGGCGCGGCAGATCGGTTCCAAGGAGCTGGTCCGCCGGATCACGGACGCGGGTCTGCGTCGTCCGAAGCACCGCCCGGCGCCGGGCTGA